The genomic DNA TAGCCTATAATTATATGCTAAATCATGCAAAAGAAATAAATGATAAAGATGTTATTAAAAAATTGGAAAAGTATGATCCGTATTCAGATGACTTTTTGTCTCTTGATTATCTCGTAAAAGTCAGAACCGGAATTCTCAATAAGTATAAAATCGGTCATTTACACCAAGGACTTGCTTTTACCGATATTCTTAAATCACTATTTGTATTTAAAGGTTATACAGCAGGAGAAAAAATAAACTGGTTTCTGGGTGCTGATTTTTCGATGATACATTTGTTTCCTGTAATACTAAAAGATGATCTCTTTACATCATCCGTAAAATTTGATGTTCCGTTTTATATAGTTCAGGGAGCTTATGATTATCAAGTTTCACAGGTTCTTGCCGAAAAATATTTAGATGCTTTGGAGGCTCCTAAAAAAGCATTCTTTATATTTTCTGATTCTGCCCATTCTCCAAATATGGAGGAGCCGGAAAAGTTTATTGAAGTTTTTCGTAAAATAGCATTGGAAAATCCAGCCCAAGAATAGATACTGATTTTGTTATTTTCGGACTGTGTGATTTATGCTAAATTCAATTAATGCAGTATTAATAAGACTGGTTTTGATGTATAGTTATACAGAAATTATGGATAAAAATAATTTGTCAGCAGGAATTCTGAGCTTATTGAGCGGCGGACTGATCAGTTTATATAATTACAGGAGGTAAATATGCAGGCAGGAGATAAAATATTATTCGGAAATTACGAGTGGCGTGTACTTGAGGTACAAAATAATACGGCTTTGATTATAACTGAATACATTATAGAGCAGCGTGCTTACCATAATGCTTATAAAGATATAACATGGGCTGACTGTTCATTAAGAAAATATCTTAACAGTGAATTTTATGATAGATTTACTGCAGCTGAAAAATCAAGAATAATTCCGGTATTAAATAAAAATCCTGATAATCAGTGGTATGGCACAAAAGGAGGGACAGATACGCAGGACAGTATATTTCTGCTGAGTATTGAAGAAACAGTGTGCCGGTATTTTGGAGACAGCAGCTCAAAGCTGTATAGTCCCGGAAAAAATCAAAGATATTGGTTTGAAAGAAAAGATAAAAATAACAGTAAGCGTATTGCCAGGCTTGAAAAAAGAAAAGAAGGTTCCTGGTGGTGGTGGCTTCGGTCGCCGGGCCGTGTTAGTATAAAAGCTGTGTATATTCACGGTGATGGTAATATAGGGATACAAGGCAATAATATATTAAAGGGCAATATCAGTGACGGTGAGTGTAAAGGCGGTCTTCGCCCCGCGTTGTGGCTGAAATTCTAATTTTGATTATCTAGCGGCGTTGTTAAATCCAGCAGATTTATGTCTAAACATATAAAAATATTATATTTTCAAATATGACATGCAGTTGTCTAATTTATTCTGTTACAATAATAGAAAATTTAGCAGGAGGAATTTGAAATGAGCAGATATGAAGAAGGAATAAAATTAATTGAAGAAGGATGCGGCAATGGAAAAGATAATGTTATATCACTCTCAACCATTGCAATGGAACCAAATGCTGAAGGGAAACCCAGTCCTTGTGTCCGGGAGGTGGATGCCCATTATGAGGACGGCGTATTTTATGTTACTACCTGGGCAAAATCAAATAAAATGCAGCAGATAGCCCAAAATAAAGAGGTCGCATTCGCGGTTTGTTTTGAGGGAATCTCCGGAAACGGAATCGGTGAAAATCTTGGATGGGTTTTAGATCCAAAAAATGCTGAGTTAAGAACTAAACTCCGTAAAACATTTACTGACTGGTATGATCATGCAAATGATGAGCAGAATGAAAACTGCGTTATTTTAGCAATCCGTATCACTAAATGTAAGATATTCAGGGATCATGGGGCTGTACGTTACAGTCTGGACTTTGTGAACAGGGCAGAGATTGAAGAGAAAATTAGTTAATGACTGTATTTGATAAGTATTTCCAAATTTGCTTAAGTTTTTTGTTAAGCTTCTTAATTACACAGATTTTCAGAGATATAAAAACAGCTACAGGGGATTTTTTCTATCACTGTTTTTATATATAATATTTCAGGCTTTACTATATTAAGCTTGTGTTGCTTATATAAGCCGGACAGGAAAAAGTATCAGATCAGAAGAAAAAACAGATGAGAACAGAGAAATAATTTAAGATTTTCGCGGGAACTAAGTATAGTTTTTATTTTTACAGGAAAATTAGTACATTTTTGAATATGATATTTTTTATATTTTAGGGTTATCAGGATTTCTGATAACTTTTTTTTAATTTGGAGTTAGTCTCAAATAAGGTACAGACATAAGCTTACAGAATTATTATTTATTAAAACGGCAGTTTTTTGACAATAAGTTTCTTTCCTCTGCTTCAGTCTTACTTTTTCAGGCATTCTCAAGCTAGGGTAATTTCTCTTTTATACTGATATGGTTTTATAAGAAAAAAAATTTTCGATCAAAAAGAATCAGAAAAGAATTATAAAAAATCAAAAATACTTGACAAAAGATTATTATCGAGGTATAAAATAAATATAAAGGATCAAAAAGAATCAG from Sebaldella termitidis ATCC 33386 includes the following:
- a CDS encoding DUF6273 domain-containing protein, with translation MQAGDKILFGNYEWRVLEVQNNTALIITEYIIEQRAYHNAYKDITWADCSLRKYLNSEFYDRFTAAEKSRIIPVLNKNPDNQWYGTKGGTDTQDSIFLLSIEETVCRYFGDSSSKLYSPGKNQRYWFERKDKNNSKRIARLEKRKEGSWWWWLRSPGRVSIKAVYIHGDGNIGIQGNNILKGNISDGECKGGLRPALWLKF